From a region of the Candida albicans SC5314 chromosome 1, complete sequence genome:
- the RME1 gene encoding Rme1p (Zinc finger protein; controls meiosis in S. cerevisae; white-specific transcript; upregulation correlates with clinical development of fluconazole resistance; Upc2-regulated in hypoxia; flow model biofilm induced; Spider biofilm repressed), whose protein sequence is MFSYNLESNNAGYLNHHHSRHHLNSNSNSNNNNNNNNNNSIAISNNNKAHLQEQKQRQSQEHEQNPRNPQVYQNYHFIQQQQHFQYLQNALANTMSQLQHHPPYHGHAVFKPNYMQDVFLNDSCSLGSPVNSIENSGCTTTKTTPIISPMSLNDNVLPPPNHHDFDTFMGNNFVDYTSSYNPEHTLPSPSSPLTMVCNDGRRHDDHMNFASTFSVHPASSKCAIQHYGNSNQELTKGYPNPNSLVYNTTNNCINNNSNSNNNKYSSHEYKDTRMMEMATPESPHKRNSLPNTRVPIIPTSPTFPIALNLIHSNANTKRHKSLGSATSMLQPPLEDSRLMNSGHAEPMKKRLLSRFSSRLIQKLRLAESDMKCRKHCNTRFGNYLELIDHFEGHGLQRYLSSRTFICPVKECPMNMIGFDKRAELRHHVHSDHVTHGLVSIQYAKYSEEIKEFLFVCDEENCGKGFYRSDTLTRHIKLVHKREKHFTKRKRRQVVAHQEDKAIKKSKG, encoded by the coding sequence ATGTTTTCTTATAATTTAGAGTCCAATAATGCAGGttatttaaatcatcatcatagCCGTCACCACCttaacagcaacagcaacagcaacaacaacaacaacaacaataataataactcCATTGCTATtagtaacaacaataaagcTCATTTACAGGAACAAAAGCAGCGACAAAGTCAAGAACACGAACAAAACCCTCGCAATCCCCAGGTTTACCAGAACTATCATTTCAtccagcaacaacaacattttcaatacttGCAAAATGCTCTTGCTAACACTATGAGCCAACTTCAACACCATCCACCATACCATGGCCATGCTGTTTTTAAACCCAACTACATGCAAGATGTGTTTTTGAATGACTCTTGCTCATTAGGTTCACCTGTTAACTCAATCGAGAATTCTGGCTGTACTACAACTAAGACAACACCAATTATCTCGCCCATGTCATTGAATGACAATGTGTTGCCACCACCTAATCATCATGATTTTGATACATTTATGGGGAATAATTTTGTCGATTATACCAGTTCTTATAATCCCGAGCATACTTTACCGTCGCCGCTGTCACCGCTAACTATGGTTTGCAATGATGGTAGACGCCACGACGATCACATGAACTTTGCCTCAACTTTTTCAGTTCATCCAGCGTCATCAAAGTGTGCCATCCAACATTATGGCAACTctaatcaagaattaacCAAAGGTTATCCAAACCCAAACTCTTTGGTTTATAATACAACTAATAATtgcatcaacaacaacagcaacagcaacaacaacaaatattcCCTGCATGAATATAAAGATACTAGAATGATGGAGATGGCCACACCGGAATCTCCACACAAACGGAACCTGTTGCCTAATACTCGGGTACCAATCATTCCAACTTCCCCCACATTTCCAATTgcattgaatttgattcataGTAATGCTAACACCAAAAGACATAAATCTTTGGGCTCTGCTACCTCCATGTTACAGCCACCATTGGAGGATAGCAGATTAATGAATAGCGGCCACGCAGAACCAATGAAGAAGAGATTATTATCGAGATTTTCGTCACGGTTAATACAAAAGTTGAGACTCGCTGAAAGTGATATGAAATGTCGTAAGCATTGCAACACTAGGTTTGGAAACTACTTAGAGTTGATTGACCATTTTGAAGGGCATGGCTTGCAACGGTACTTACTGTCAAGAACTTTTATTTGTCCAGTTAAAGAGTGTCCTATGAATATGATTGGTTTTGATAAACGAGCAGAGTTGAGACATCATGTCCATTCCGATCATGTCACTCATGGTTTGGTCAGCATTCAGTATGCCAAATACAgtgaagaaatcaaagagtttttgtttgtttgtgaCGAAGAAAATTGTGGGAAAGGGTTTTATAGAAGTGATACATTGACTAGACACATTAAATTGGTCCATAAACGTGAAAAGCACTTtactaaaagaaaaagaagacaaGTGGTTGCTCATCAAGAAGACAAGGCAATTAAAAAATCGAAAGGTTAG
- a CDS encoding chromatin-remodeling ATPase (Ortholog(s) have ATPase activity, DNA binding, nucleosome binding, rDNA binding activity), whose translation MSSTEATPSLDLNDVLNDRNELSFQDNASKYFTKTEKQQVDIEKTSNRFKYLLGLTGLFRHFIEAKANKDPLFRKIVDNLHDSELKANKKKSDSARRRKTEKEEDAELLNDEKSTSSILEFTESPGYVHGQLRPYQIQGLNWLISLHENNLSGILADEMGLGKTLQTISFLGYLRFIRGINGPHLVITPKSTLDNWQREFNRWIPDIKVLVLQGDKDERAELIKNKVMTCDFDVIVSSYEIVIREKATLKKFDWQYIIIDEAHRIKNEESLLSQIIRMFHSRNRLLITGTPLQNNLRELWALLNFIVPDVFAENESFDEWFQKDSNNENGGEDQVVSQLHKVLKPFLLRRIKADVEKSLLPKKELNVYVKMSPMQKNLYQKILEKDIDAVNGANGKKESKTRLLNIVMQLRKCCNHPYLFEGVEPGPPYTTDEHLVYNSQKMLILDQLLKKFQQEGSRVLIFSQMSRMLDILEDYCYFREYQYCRIDGQTEHSDRINAIDEYNKPGSEKFIFLLTTRAGGLGINLTSADIVILFDSDWNPQADLQAMDRAHRIGQTKQVKVFRFITERAIEEKVLERAAQKLRLDQLVIQQGRNTGGLDGQQSSKAASKNELLDMIQFGAADMFQKTDGEGESIDIEQILKRSEERTQELNKKYAKLDLNALQNFTNDESVYEWNGENFKKKEPTANAQIPQVWINPGKRERKENYSIDMYYKDVLNTGGRTASNAPKSGPKPPKQLNVYDHQFYPAKVLELYELEKNYYRKQVHYKVPLKAGTDEASQKENELEQKLEQEEIENSRPLTDEEKQLKEELMQKGYSNWNRRDFHHFISLSTKYGRNSIRLIASEFEDKTEEEVREYAKAFWQNYQEIDGYERYINQIEQGEEKIIKVKIQKEALRRKLSQYRYPLQELVLKFPPASTNKRVFSEEEDRFLLVQLYRFGIDSPDVYDRIREAIRQSPLFQLDFFFQSRNAGEISRRCNTLLGCILKEISPEQSSMPATNGKRSKDSTPEVKNKKQKQT comes from the exons ATGAGTTCGACAGAGGCT ACACCATCATTAGATTTGAACGATGTTCTAAATGACAGAAATGAACTCTCATTTCAAGACAACGCAAGTAAATACTTTACCAAAACTGAAAAACAACAAGTCGACATTGAGAAAACAAGTAATAGATTTAAGTACTTGTTGGGATTAACCGGTTTATTCCGTCATTTCATTGAGGCTAAAGCCAACAAGGATCCATTGTTTCGGAAAATAGTCGACAACCTTCATGATTCCGAATTGAAAGcaaacaagaagaaatcaGATTCagcaagaagaagaaaaacagAAAAGGAGGAAGATGCTGAATTgttaaatgatgaaaaatcaacaagTTCAATATTAGAATTTACTGAAAGTCCAGGATACGTACATGGTCAATTAAGACCATATCAAATTCAAGGTTTGAATTGGTTAATATCCCTACatgaaaacaatttatcaGGGATTTTGGCCGATGAAATGGGATTAGGTAAAACTTTACAAactatttcatttttgggTTATTTAAGATTTATTAGGGGTATCAATGGACCCCATTTGGTCATCACACCCAAGTCGACATTGGACAATTGGCAACGTGAATTTAATCGTTGGATACCCGATATTAAAGTCTTGGTATTGCAAGGGGACAAGGATGAAAGAGCCGAGTTGATTAAGAATAAAGTTATGACATGTGATTTTGATGTTATCGTCTCCTCTTATGAAATTGTCATTAGAGAAAAGGCAACCctcaaaaaatttgattggcAGTACATTATAATCGATGAAGCTCACAGAATTAAAAATGAGGAATCATTATTGTCCCAAATCATTAGAATGTTTCATTCGAGAAACAGACTATTGATCACCGGTACTCCCTTACAGAATAATTTACGTGAATTATGGGCATTACTTAATTTTATTGTACCAGACGTGTTTGCCGAGAATGaatcatttgatgaatGGTTTCAGAAAGATAGCAACAACGAGAATGGAGGAGAGGACCAAGTCGTTTCTCAGTTACATAAGGTTTTAAAACCATTTTTGTTGAGAAGAATCAAAGCTGACGTTGAAAAGTCCTTGTTACCGAAAAAGGAATTGAATGTTTACGTTAAAATGTCACCCATGCAAAAGAATTTGtaccaaaaaattttggaaaaagaCATTGACGCAGTCAACGGAGCTAATGGTAAGAAGGAATCGAAAACCAGATTATTAAACATTGTCATGCAACTAAGAAAGTGCTGCAACCATCCTTATTTGTTTGAAGGGGTTGAGCCAGGGCCACCATACACTACTGACGAACATTTAGTGTACAATTCCCAAaaaatgttgattttaGACCAAttactaaaaaaatttcaacaagAGGGTTCAAGagtattgattttttcacaAATGAGTAGAATGTTGGACATTTTAGAGGATTACTGCTATTTCCGTGAGTACCAATATTGTAGAATTGATGGACAAACTGAGCATTCCGACAGAATCAATGcaattgatgaatataACAAACCTGGCAGTGAgaaattcatatttttattaacaaCAAGAGCTGGTGGATTGGGTATTAATTTAACATCAGCAGACATTGTGATCTTATTTGATTCAGATTGGAATCCACAAGCCGATTTACAGGCAATGGATCGTGCTCATAGAATTGGTCAAACTAAACAAGTTAAAGTTTTCCGGTTCATTACTGAACGTGccattgaagaaaaagttttgGAAAGAGCCGCTCAGAAATTGAGATTGGATCAGTTGGTGATTCAGCAAGGAAGAAACACTGGTGGATTAGATGGACAACAGAGCAGCAAAGCTGCGTCGAAGAATGAGTTGTTAGATATGATTCAGTTTGGTGCTGCAGATATGTTTCAAAAAACTGATGGCGAGGGcgaatcaattgatattgaacaaatatTGAAACGTTCAGAAGAGAGGACCCAAGagttgaataaaaaatatgcCAAATTAGATTTGAATGCATTGCAGAACTTTACTAATGATGAATCAGTGTATGAATGGAATGgagaaaatttcaaaaagaaagagcCAACAGCAAATGCACAAATTCCTCAAGTCTGGATTAATCCAGGTAAAAGAGAACGTAAagaaaattattcaattgatatgTATTATAAAGATGTGTTGAATACTGGTGGAAGAACGGCATCAAACGCTCCTAAATCAGGACCTAAACCACCTAAACAGTTGAATGTTTACGACCATCAGTTTTATCCGGCCAAAGTCCTCGAATTGTAtgaattggaaaagaaTTACTATAGAAAACAAGTTCATTATAAGGTTCCCTTGAAAGCAGGTACTGATGAGGCATCACAGAAAGAAAACGAATTGGAGCAAAAAttagaacaagaagaaatcgAGAATTCGCGTCCATTGACTGATGAGGAGAAGCAATTAAAGGAAGAGTTGATGCAAAAGGGATACAGCAATTGGAATCGAAGAGATTTCCATCATTTCATACTGCTTTCCACTAAGTATGGTCGTAATTCTATTCGCTTGATTGCCCTGGAATTTGAAGATAAAACTGAAGAGGAAGTTCGAGAATATGCCAAAGCATTTTGGCAGAATTACCAAGAGATTGATGGCTATGAAAGATATATAAACCAAATTGAACAAGGAGAggaaaaaataatcaaggTCAAGATTCAAAAGGAAGCGTTAAGGAGAAAGTTGTCTCAATATAGATATCCTTTACAAGAATTGGTGTTGAAGTTCCCACCAGCGTCAACCAATAAACGTGTATTcagtgaagaagaagaccGGTTTTTGTTGGTACAATTATACAGGTTTGGCATTGACCTGCCCGATGTGTATGATCGTATTCGAGAAGCAATACGACAATCTCCGTTATTTCAacttgatttctttttccaaaGCAGAAATGCTGGTGAGATATCTAGAAGGTGTAACACATTATTGGGATGTATACTAAAAGAAATTAGTCCCGAGCAGTCCTCCATGCCTGCTACCAATGGTAAACGTTCTAAAGACAGTACTCCTGAagttaaaaacaaaaagcaaaaacaAACATAA
- the GPX3 gene encoding Gpx3p (Putative glutathione peroxidase involved in Cap1p-dependent oxidative stress response, required for Cap1p oxidation in response to H2O2; planktonic growth-induced) produces MGNELLSTARIYTFKIPDAYNNVIDFDQFKNKVILIVNVASLCGFTPQYKELQLLYEKYHERGLEILGFPCNQFGNQEPLQEEEIVESCRRNFGVSFPIMKKTKVNIDCDGHESELYKYLKSEKPGEVGFKGVRWNFEKFIVNRKGEVVARFNSLITPLQLEGFIEQLLSE; encoded by the coding sequence ATGGGCAACGAGTTATTATCAACCGCAAGAATATACACGTTCAAAATACCCGATGCATATAATAATGTGATAGATTTCGACCAATTCAAGAATAAAGTGATACTAATAGTCAATGTGGCAAGTTTGTGTGGGTTCACACCTCAATATAAAGAATTGCAATTGCTTTACGAAAAATATCATGAACGTGGTCTAGAAATATTAGGATTTCCTTGTAATCAATTTGGAAATCAAGAACCACTTcaggaagaagaaatagtCGAATCTTGTAGACGCAATTTTGGTGTCAGTTTCCCCATAATGAAGAAAACCAAAGTTAATATAGATTGTGATGGCCATGAGTCGGAATTGTACAAGTACTTGAAATCTGAAAAGCCTGGTGAAGTGGGTTTTAAAGGTGTCCGTTGgaattttgaaaagtttaTAGTGAACAGAAAAGGTGAAGTTGTTGCTAGATTTAACTCTCTAATAACACCACTACAACTCGAAGGGTTTATTGAACAACTTTTATCAGAATAG
- a CDS encoding uncharacterized protein (Ortholog(s) have structural constituent of cytoskeleton activity, role in microtubule nucleation and spindle pole body localization), which translates to MSTTKFNSISPIELLEIISSYDIQDEIKLSHIQNLKTHIKKDTIDLRNVPIYLQIITKGLEITRLNISSVSFNSLSYLIKRISVQDKSGNILKEECFLILPILINKLGNASSPAGTNSAKKSLEDYWLSSPIEVEDALTEIAFENPNTKITIETIDWMTQILKNISAKFNVPKFLPKILHSIEINPHNEEIIVSTKELLSIYLEKNPSAIEGFKKQIESHSLAQATKDKLLGSVISKLRGSDPEPHVQRANTPRSNTPVSQIQSSLVDVGHDVELLELLNKVNYEIDSSIKALDIRDANSLFNTFEIFMPCFDGKETESNWKVREKNILQMRSILRGNSATQFRSELVQCIHTIANGMCKGASSLRTTLSSNSCQLIKECAVILKKSLEPVAESLFPTLIKLCSSTKNIASTNANMSVAALYANLPYTSKMIQRITLASEDRNYQPRSYSLIWLHILLLKIGIDRSYIGHHDSSFIEAANKVFMKLLKDANPNVRQTAKECYWCFTRVFPEDAERLLKRLEPNIVRALERSQRESGGSGIAPIRTLSSRPSRPSLKEAILEKNKELRQRRPPSRNSGEQSTKIKSVPLPRPTKSSSRLEKSLLRPDVGHKSQPAVRASSWTYPSTQSGPKATFKQRERSKTEVHKKSPLEISRPSSRLDTGAVSSFNNKNDPMINFLSSSDSDLIKEGINLLKYAIIGKENLPSEINSLLKSISEKHVQFMKPLFTSNDYTFKKAASLLLPDDFLRVCALVFDEFDEAVISLIIQCIDVSTFYESACNLLTLVADTPNIPGSHALVMQISNQKLTITKSILQALSIALSKHAVTDVQFGEIFQELVKLIIVLKATDYYSLLCQLFRQLYTIDSNKFSLLVEDVEGKLKEEVEFIVGIESTMTLERPSSKLDYDLTVVKPTSNLGTFVLSQKPSADDFTMLLPKRSEFLGSGEVYNSKMVAKIEASDSSPQKQSQMDQISSKRSNSEHQSEVLVDDFANVSIADGGGSKLNQSKNDDDNLKQFMERIDPLKPISNKIRKISIYEDAKQNSEKPKLERNWGGFQYAKFSRAIRVNAVAENMSLTSQEFESCCSKLVETPSQSALLKMTWFVDSLSVSSYDYQEFFLNKGKHKLEKSLWEFFSKIDKSDHSLVMNGLFLLKQLLKFNDTPNVDKLFALLVDTCSQEELDSELYFIWNEMLLSLNHDELMKSFEKNALNYLEGEENNLTISSLCLNYLAKVLVDDNCLDVAKIYRLDTIFGKLFHEREVMFRKSATICYSNLLKNTNVSPEVKDTLDKVKSRYPASTQRLIEFYMKR; encoded by the coding sequence ATGCTGACAACAAAGTTTAATAGCATTTCTCCtattgaattattggaAATAATATCTTCCTATGATATCCAGgatgaaattaaattgtCACATatacaaaatttgaaaactcaTATTAAGAAAGATACCATTGATTTAAGAAATGTACCAATTTATTTACAAATAATTACTAAAGGATTGGAGATTACTCgtttaaatatttcttcTGTCAGTTTTAATTCGCTTTCTTACCTTATCAAGAGAATAAGTGTTCAAGATAAATCAGGTAACattttaaaagaagaatgctttttaattttaccaattttaatcaacaaattagGAAATGCATCATCACCAGCTGGCACCAACCTGGCCAAGAAATCACTAGAAGACTATTGGTTATCGAGTCCTATTGAAGTCGAGGATGCATTGACGGAGATTGCTTTTGAAAACCCAAATACTAAAATTACCATTGAAACCATCGATTGGATGAcccaaattttgaaaaatataagtGCCAAATTCAATGTACCGAAATTCTTACCAAAGATTTTGCactcaattgaaattaatccCCATAATGAGGAGATTATTGTTTCTACTAAAGAGTTACTTTCTATTTACcttgaaaaaaatccaTCCGCTATAGAAGGGTTCAAAAAGCAAATAGAATCACACCTGTTAGCACAAGCAACCAAAGACAAACTTTTAGGTAGTGTCATTTCTAAACTTCGTGGTAGTGACCCAGAACCTCACGTACAAAGAGCCAATACACCAAGACTGAACACACCGGTGTCCCAGATACAGAGCAGTTTAGTTGATGTTGGTCATGACGTTGAATTACTTGAACTCTTAAACAAAGTCAATTACGAAATAGACAGCTCCATTAAGGCTCTCGACATCCGTGATGCAAATAGTTTATTCAAtacttttgaaatttttatgCCTTGTTTTGATGGGAAAGAAACAGAATCAAATTGGAAAGTaagggaaaaaaatatcttgCAAATGAGATCGATTTTACGTGGGAATAGTGCTACACAGTTTAGATCAGAATTGGTTCAGTGTATTCATACTATAGCTAATGGAATGTGCAAAGGAGCAAGCTCGCTTCGTACTACGTTAAGTTCCAACAGTTGtcaattaatcaaagaATGTGCcgtgattttgaaaaaatcattagAGCCAGTGGCTGAGAGTCTTTTCCCCACGTTGATCAAACTATGCTCTTCCACCAAAAATATTGCCTCCACCAATGCAAATATGTCGGTTGCTGCGTTATACGCTAACTTGCCGTATACTTCAAAAATGATTCAACGTATCACCTTGGCATCAGAGGATAGAAATTATCAACCTAGATCGTACTCTTTGATTTGGTTGcatattttattgttaaagATAGGAATAGACCGCAGTTATATTGGACATCACGATTCCAGTTTTATTGAAGCAGCAAACAAGGTGTTTATGAAACTTTTGAAAGATGCTAATCCTAATGTTAGACAAACAGCCAAAGAATGCTATTGGTGTTTCACTAGAGTTTTCCCTGAAGACGCAGAAAGACTTTTAAAACGACTAGAACCAAATATTGTTAGGGCACTTGAAAGATCTCAAAGAGAAAGTGGCGGGTCAGGAATTGCACCCATCAGAACCCTCAGCAGTCGCCCATCTCGGCCATCCTTGAAAGAGGCTATATTAGAGAAGAATAAGGAATTGCGTCAACGAAGACCGCCTTCTCGTAACTCGGGTGAGCAgtcaacaaaaataaagtCTGTGCCTTTGCCAAGGCCAACTAAAAGCAGCTCACGTTTGGAGAAGTCGTTACTCAGGCCAGATGTTGGGCATAAGAGCCAGCCAGCAGTGAGAGCATCTAGTTGGACATATCCTAGCACCCAAAGTGGTCCCAAAGCCACTTTCAAGCAAAGAGAACGTAGTAAAACTGAGGTGCATAAAAAATCGCCACTTGAAATCTCGAGGCCGTCGAGTCGTTTGGACACCGGTGctgtttcttctttcaataaCAAGAACGATCCCATGATCAACTTTTTATCGTCCAGTGATAGTGACTTGATAAAGGAGGgtataaatttattaaaatatgCGATTATAGGGAAAGAAAATCTACCATCTGAAATCAACTCCTTGCTTAAGAGCATTTCTGAAAAGCATGTTCAATTTATGAAACCACTTTTCACGTCAAATGATTATACTTTTAAAAAAGCAGCACTGTTGTTACTTCCTGATGATTTCTTAAGAGTTTGTGCGTTGgtttttgatgaatttgatgagGCTGTTATCAGCTTGATTATTCAATGTATCGATGTTCTGACTTTTTATGAGTCAGCTTGCAACCTTTTAACATTGGTGGCAGATACCCCAAACATACCTGGAAGTCATGCCCTTGTAATGCAGATATCTAACCAAAAGTTGACTATAACGAAACTGATTTTACAGGCGTTGCTGATAGCTTTGAGTAAACATGCAGTTACTGACGTTCAGTTTGGAGAAATATTTCAAGAGCTTgtcaaattgattattgtaTTGAAGGCAACTGATTATTATTCGCTCCTTTGTCAGTTGTTTCGTCAGTTGTATACTATTGACAGTAACAAGTTCAGTTTGTTGGTAGAAGATGTCGAGGGCAAGCTTAAGGAAGAAGTGGAGTTTATAGTTGGTATTGAGAGCACTATGACACTTGAAAGACCGTCAAGCAAACTTGATTATGATTTGACTGTGGTTAAGCCAACACTGAATTTAGGTACTTTCGTTCTATCCCAGAAACCCAGTGCTGATGATTTTACTATGCTATTACCTAAGAGAAGTGAGTTTTTGGGTAGTGGAGAGGTATATAATTCAAAGATGGTGGCAAAGATAGAAGCTCTGGATTCATCACCACAGAAGCAGTCGCAAATGGACCAAATTTCTCTGAAAAGATCAAACTCAGAACATCAATCGGAAGTATTGGTGGATGATTTTGCCAATGTTTCCATAGCagatggtggtggttccaaattaaatcaatcgaaaaatgatgacgataatttgaaacagTTTATGGAAAGAATTGATCCATTGAAACCAATTTCCAACAAGATTAGAAAAATCTCCATATACGAGGATGCTAAGCAGAATTCAGAAAAACCCAAATTAGAAAGAAATTGGGGTGGATTTCAGTATGCCAAATTTTCAAGAGCAATTCGTGTTAATGCAGTCGCAGAGAATATGAGTTTGACTAgtcaagaatttgaaagttGTTGCTCAAAATTAGTGGAAACGCCTTCTCAGTCTGcgttattgaaaatgactTGGTTTGTTGATTCATTGTCAGTTTCCAGCTATGACTACcaagaattttttcttAACAAGGGGAAACACAAGTTGGAGAAATCGTTATGGGAATTTTTCAGTAAAATCGATAAACTGGATCATTCATTGGTTATGAATGGATTATTCTTGTTGAAACAATTGTTAAAATTTAATGACACTCCCaatgttgataaattatttgcACTTTTAGTTGATACTTGCTCtcaagaagaattggataGTGAATTATACTTTATATGGAACGAAATGTTGTTAAGTTTAAACCATGATGAGTTAATGAAATCATTTGAGAAAAATGCCTTGAACTATTTAGAAGGagaagaaaacaatttgaCTATTCTGAGTTTATGTTTGAACTATTTAGCTAAAGTGTTGGTCGATGATAATTGTTTGGATGTTGCAAAAATTTATCGTTTAGATACCATATTTGGGAAACTATTCCATGAACGTGAGGTGATGTTTCGGAAATCAGCAACAATCTGCTATAgtaatttattgaaaaacacTAATGTTTCTCCTGAAGTGAAAGATACTTTGGATAAAGTCAAATCAAGATACCCTGCTTCTACTCAGAGGTTAATTGAGTTTTACATGAAGAGGTAA